From Calothrix sp. PCC 6303, a single genomic window includes:
- a CDS encoding ABC transporter permease subunit, with the protein MLNILDKIGDWNPQLMRELKGRVKLFPVLITTGISFLLQGILFLLQITSLPGEKYSVGDKYCKLGEGYRNERRLLENAATTIQNEIYKYSSKINYDAEKLNLAKEQLKINKLGQDKINNILSSNNVFCPQSQIDYTGWWTEHNKYMFLALTGTFVFVLLIAGTYLLINNLTQEERKGTLNFIRLSPQSESSILLGKMLGIPILIYILVGTAIPFHAFVGLSLGFNLIQISLFYLMLGACCFFFYSGALLFALVSQFYRGLQPWLGSGAVMFFLYIISATFGTGFPLNHAAVWIKILVPWDSIIYLFPNLSSFNSVNYSYSGLMDSSNSMLTELQKLQFFFIPVGSTLFGFIAISLANFGFWSYWIWQGLLRRFRNPNATVISKVQSYWLVASFQVILWGFTLQHSINSYYPHTEYSYKKVTGFSGFFDLNQQIIPNLFVILFFNIVLLTGLTIILSPQRQTVQDWARYHTVSSSSRQGWWKNSKLRDLLLTDKSISVGAIALNLGITLAPAVVWLLISPSLNIHQTDSLDVIINEIGRFKSILAIGMFVAIAMIYVTIFQRMLMLKTAKRYFWAVGTITALAFIPPIMLCTSAIDPTKYPLHWLISTFPWAGVYHSSTPEIMVVLLAQIGVLIFLFTRLTNQVRLAGESSTQALLKNKTKV; encoded by the coding sequence ATGCTCAATATCCTGGATAAAATCGGAGATTGGAATCCGCAGTTAATGCGAGAACTCAAGGGAAGAGTCAAATTATTTCCAGTATTAATTACTACTGGAATATCTTTTTTACTACAAGGAATACTTTTTCTACTTCAAATTACATCTCTTCCTGGTGAGAAGTATTCTGTTGGTGATAAATATTGCAAACTAGGAGAAGGGTATAGAAATGAAAGAAGACTTTTAGAGAACGCTGCAACAACAATTCAAAATGAAATTTACAAATATAGCAGCAAAATTAACTATGATGCAGAAAAACTCAATTTAGCTAAAGAACAACTAAAAATTAATAAACTAGGTCAAGATAAAATTAATAATATTTTATCTAGTAATAATGTCTTCTGTCCTCAAAGCCAAATAGACTACACAGGTTGGTGGACTGAGCATAACAAATATATGTTTTTGGCTTTAACTGGTACCTTTGTTTTTGTTCTATTAATTGCTGGGACATACCTTTTAATTAATAATCTCACGCAGGAAGAAAGAAAAGGAACTCTAAATTTTATCCGTCTCAGTCCTCAATCTGAGTCTAGTATATTACTGGGAAAAATGTTGGGTATTCCAATTTTAATCTACATTTTAGTTGGGACGGCAATTCCATTTCATGCATTTGTGGGATTATCTCTCGGTTTTAATCTTATCCAGATTTCCCTATTTTATTTAATGTTAGGAGCTTGTTGCTTCTTTTTCTACAGTGGAGCGCTTTTATTTGCTTTAGTTAGCCAATTTTATAGAGGGTTGCAGCCGTGGTTGGGTAGCGGTGCAGTGATGTTTTTCTTATATATAATATCTGCGACTTTTGGGACAGGTTTTCCTCTAAATCATGCTGCGGTTTGGATCAAAATACTTGTACCATGGGATTCGATTATTTATCTTTTCCCGAATCTATCTTCATTCAATTCTGTAAATTATAGTTATAGTGGGTTGATGGATTCGTCCAATTCAATGTTAACTGAATTGCAGAAACTACAGTTTTTCTTCATCCCAGTAGGTTCCACTTTATTTGGTTTCATTGCGATTAGTTTGGCGAATTTTGGCTTTTGGAGTTATTGGATTTGGCAAGGTTTACTACGTCGTTTCCGAAATCCTAATGCAACTGTAATTAGTAAAGTTCAAAGTTACTGGTTAGTGGCTTCATTCCAAGTAATATTGTGGGGATTTACACTTCAGCATTCAATTAATTCCTACTACCCTCATACTGAGTACAGTTATAAAAAAGTAACTGGCTTTTCTGGATTTTTTGATTTAAATCAGCAGATTATACCGAATTTGTTTGTGATTCTTTTCTTCAACATTGTGCTACTGACAGGATTAACTATCATTTTGTCCCCACAGCGTCAAACGGTTCAAGATTGGGCAAGATATCACACTGTCAGTTCTAGTAGTCGTCAAGGTTGGTGGAAAAATTCAAAATTGCGGGATTTATTGTTGACTGATAAGAGTATTTCCGTGGGTGCGATCGCACTGAACCTAGGAATCACATTAGCACCAGCTGTAGTGTGGCTACTCATATCCCCAAGCTTAAACATCCACCAAACCGATTCGCTAGATGTCATCATCAATGAAATTGGTAGATTCAAGTCAATTTTAGCCATCGGTATGTTTGTAGCAATAGCGATGATTTATGTCACCATTTTCCAGCGAATGCTCATGCTAAAAACTGCTAAACGCTACTTTTGGGCAGTTGGTACTATTACTGCTTTGGCGTTTATTCCCCCAATCATGCTGTGTACATCAGCTATAGATCCCACCAAATACCCACTCCACTGGTTGATTTCCACATTTCCTTGGGCAGGTGTGTATCATTCGTCAACGCCAGAAATTATGGTGGTTTTATTAGCTCAAATTGGAGTTTTAATCTTTTTGTTCACACGTCTGACAAATCAAGTTCGTTTAGCTGGAGAATCTAGTACCCAAGCTTTGTTGAAAAATAAGACAAAGGTTTAG
- a CDS encoding ATP-grasp domain-containing protein, with product MDLLEYQVKEWFGDIGIPVLPSQRIDHPTDLKRLKIPFPIVLKSQVYGGGRLKSGGVRFADTTIDAIASAQNIFNLSIVGELPEVVLAETKYNAEMEIYLAVVLDTAMCRPILLGCPEGDIDDWELVGEKMQHIVVDQEFSPFYARRLALKMGLQGVLMQSVSSVIEKMYHLFLQKDLDLVEINPLGINASGQVMALNGSVAINERSIARHPDIALVAKKIANRQIKNDNNGNLRNHENTDGYGKVGILGNGAGSVMSTMDLIANAGGKPGTCLNLRHASPINASPTKFSDRLEKALKILGNDKSIQVILINLLGSVPQVNEVANVITSFIEYQKNNSQIYNTSTNGSKARRQASHQRLVIRLAGSDFDDAKQELATFVSQQNPTTDVFISIVDNLDDAIAEAIRLAKSNQRK from the coding sequence ATGGACTTATTAGAGTATCAAGTTAAAGAATGGTTTGGTGATATTGGTATCCCAGTATTACCGTCTCAACGAATTGATCATCCAACAGATTTAAAGCGCTTAAAAATTCCTTTCCCCATAGTTCTAAAATCTCAAGTTTATGGGGGCGGTAGGTTAAAATCGGGCGGAGTCAGATTTGCAGACACCACCATTGACGCGATCGCATCTGCACAGAACATCTTTAATTTATCGATTGTTGGGGAATTGCCAGAAGTTGTTTTGGCAGAAACTAAGTACAATGCGGAGATGGAAATATACTTAGCAGTCGTCCTAGATACTGCAATGTGTCGTCCAATTCTGCTTGGTTGTCCTGAAGGAGATATTGATGATTGGGAATTAGTGGGGGAAAAGATGCAGCATATTGTTGTAGATCAGGAGTTTTCACCCTTTTATGCCCGTAGATTAGCATTAAAAATGGGATTGCAAGGTGTACTGATGCAATCTGTCAGTAGTGTCATCGAAAAAATGTATCATTTGTTCTTGCAAAAAGACTTAGATTTGGTAGAAATTAATCCTCTAGGAATTAATGCTAGTGGGCAAGTGATGGCACTTAACGGTAGCGTTGCCATCAACGAAAGATCCATCGCTCGTCATCCCGACATTGCCCTTGTAGCCAAAAAAATAGCTAATCGTCAGATTAAAAATGATAATAATGGGAATTTAAGAAACCATGAAAATACTGATGGGTATGGAAAAGTAGGTATACTAGGCAACGGGGCTGGCTCTGTGATGAGTACCATGGATCTGATTGCCAACGCAGGCGGAAAACCGGGTACATGTCTAAATCTACGTCATGCTTCCCCAATAAATGCATCTCCCACCAAATTTAGCGATCGCTTAGAAAAAGCTTTGAAGATTCTGGGTAACGATAAGAGTATTCAGGTGATACTAATTAATCTCCTAGGAAGCGTTCCCCAAGTCAACGAAGTCGCAAATGTGATCACCAGCTTTATTGAGTATCAAAAAAATAATTCCCAAATCTACAATACATCCACTAATGGCAGTAAAGCCAGACGACAAGCAAGTCACCAACGTTTGGTAATTAGACTTGCAGGTTCTGACTTCGATGACGCTAAACAAGAATTAGCAACTTTTGTTTCCCAGCAAAATCCGACTACAGATGTATTCATATCAATTGTAGATAATTTGGATGACGCGATCGCAGAAGCCATCCGACTAGCTAAATCGAACCAACGCAAGTGA
- a CDS encoding succinate--CoA ligase subunit alpha — protein sequence MNLTPNSKVIIQGFSEFISATDISQMQVYGTNLVAVINPGCGGEELYNLPVFDLIEEVVGKFGLIDTTIICVHPYKVLDAALEAIASDIRQIIIISPGVPPLDMVQLLRKAEASETLIIGPNSPGIIVPGKILLGTQPSEFYTPGNIGIISRSTTLIYEIARELTQSGLGQSMSVSIGSDAIVGSSFLQWLQILDEDETTELIVLVGQPGGGSEEAAARYIAEVIEKPVVAYIAGTQAPPEKHWRQTGTLAAVIGRDPDFGSAKSKLKAFAEAKIPVAQRPSQIPELVRKLLK from the coding sequence ATGAATTTAACGCCAAACAGCAAAGTTATCATTCAAGGCTTTAGCGAATTTATCTCAGCAACCGACATTTCCCAAATGCAAGTATATGGGACGAATTTGGTCGCTGTAATCAACCCAGGATGTGGAGGAGAAGAACTATATAATCTACCAGTATTTGACCTAATTGAAGAGGTGGTAGGAAAATTTGGATTAATTGATACTACAATTATCTGCGTACATCCCTATAAAGTATTGGACGCAGCCCTAGAAGCGATCGCATCTGATATTCGCCAAATAATTATCATTTCTCCAGGAGTACCACCCCTGGATATGGTGCAGTTACTTCGCAAAGCCGAAGCCAGTGAAACCCTAATTATTGGTCCCAATAGTCCCGGTATTATTGTCCCCGGTAAAATTCTTCTGGGTACTCAACCAAGTGAATTTTATACACCTGGAAATATAGGTATAATTAGCCGTAGCACGACCCTAATCTACGAAATTGCTAGGGAGTTAACCCAATCAGGCTTAGGGCAATCAATGAGCGTCAGTATTGGTAGTGACGCTATTGTTGGCTCTTCGTTTCTTCAGTGGTTGCAAATTTTGGACGAAGACGAAACCACAGAATTAATTGTTTTGGTAGGGCAACCTGGAGGAGGTAGCGAAGAAGCAGCAGCGCGCTATATTGCCGAGGTAATCGAGAAACCCGTAGTTGCTTATATTGCCGGGACACAAGCACCACCTGAAAAGCATTGGCGACAAACTGGAACTCTCGCTGCTGTTATCGGACGCGATCCCGACTTTGGTAGTGCTAAAAGTAAACTTAAGGCTTTTGCAGAAGCCAAAATTCCCGTCGCTCAACGTCCTTCCCAAATTCCAGAATTGGTGAGGAAACTGTTGAAGTGA